tttacttgtttatatataaaaaaatactaacattAATTTTTGTTAGGTAATGAGCTTTGTGGAAGTGGAGTTGCTGCAAAAATAAAGGCTCATCAATATGGTAATGATGTTAAGAAATTGAAGAAACTTGTCACACATATGTATCCTAATCCTGCTAATAGACCAAAAATCTTGGCCCCTGGTGGATTTTATGATCAAAAATGGTTCCAAGAGTTCCTTGAAACAACCGGTCCGGGCGTTGTCGATGGATTGACACATCATATTTACAACCTTGGAGCAGGTATGTAATACTAATGTATGTTTGTTGTATTCCAGAGGCAGATTCAGGATTCGAACTGGCGTGTTAAAAGAATGTTTGTATTGTCACGTTGTAGGTGTTGATCCAACTTTGATTGACAAACTTCAGAATCCATTTTTCCTAAGTCAGATAGCTCAAACATTTAAGAATGTTGATAATGATGCTAAGTTGTTTTCACCATCATCTGGACCATGGGTTGGTGAATCTGGTGGAGCTTATAACAGTGGTGGCAAAACCACTTCACACACCTTCGTTAACGGCTTCTGGTAACTCTTCATATCAAGCCTGATAAAACGTGATAACACGTAAAACAAATGTGTCTTATGTTAGTATTGGTGTTGTTGTAGGTACTTGGATCAATTGGGAATGACATCAACATTCAACCATAAGGTATACTGCAGACAATCTTTAATAGGAGGAAACTATGGTCTTCTCAACACAACAAGTTTCATCCCAAATCCAGATTACTATGGGTACTTAAAACGCGATTCTCATAAtctaaaatttacttatttcaCACTAAAGTTTAGGTATCTTACAAGTTTCTTGATGATATCTGCAGTGCTCTTCTATGGCATAAGCTTATGGGAAAGAATGTGCTTTCTATTACTCATGAAGGCTCTCCCTACATCCGCACTTACGCACATTGCTCAAAGACAAGTGTAAGTTACAACAACACTATCAAAGATTTCAACTTTACCATGGTCTTTTTCGGAAACAGTCTCGGTAAGACCTTAGGTCTGCATACactttttctgaaatttttttgttggtcTTTCAGGGTATTACAGTTCTACTAATCAACATGGATAAGTCAACTACCTTTGATGTCTCTGTTGTCGATGACTTGAATATGTACGCTGAAGGTGTTGCATCGGTTGAGTATACAAATCCAAATCCTGATAGTGTTGATTCTATGCATCCAAGAGAAGAGTACCATTTGACTCCAAAAGATGGAAACATTCAGAGTGATGTCTTGTTGCTAAAtggaactccattgaagctcaCTTCCTCATTGGACATCCCGGTAATGAAGCCTAAGCTCGTTGATCCAACGTTGCCCATCAGTGTTGCTCCTCAATCTATCGTCTTTGCTACCCTGAGAGGGTTCCAGGCTCCTGCTTGTGCATAGAGAATTCACAGAGTTTAATCTATTAATTTACATTTTTAGATATGGATAAGTACATTAGGTCCTTCTTATTTGTTTAGAGAAGTTTCAGATTaaactttagtttattttattgttttagtaAAGTTGTTTTATATTACATTGTTAGTTTTGCTGTCTTTATTTCTTGTGTTGGTTTCTGATTAAGGAATTTGAATCTATATAAACCTGAAAAGAACTCAAGATTCCTACTTTTTCAACTTTCTCGACATACCTAAAGTATCGCGGTTTTTCGAGTTTCATACCTAACTATCCTACCTGAACTGAGGTGTGCTTTGATAAATAGCAGGTGATAGTTCAAGTATGAAACTTATAAAACCGGGATACTTTAGGTGTGTTTATGACCGTCAACTCTTAAACGGAATTTGAATCTCTTCAAGAAAAAGCAAAGCATTTATAGCACAAGAAAAGAATGTTTGATAACTTTTGTTTGAAGATCCAAAACCAAAGCCTTACATGCAAAGATACCTTAACTTAATCATTAAAATTCCTTCAAAAGCAGCAAAGCTTTTATACCTGACAAAAAAACTTCCTTTTTTCTTGTGCTTCTTCGAAAAAAGTTTCAACTTTTTATCTGATCTTTGAAGTAGCTTTAATATAAGGTTCCATTACACAAAGAAATAATGGATATGCTTAAGCAAATAAGGTAATGAACGTCAATTCAAATTCTAGCATCATAACGAAAAACTTTTTTGATCGTGTTGCAATTAACACAACTGTTCTAGGGTGAAGTTTACCGGTAtaggagaagaagagaaaggtGGCAGCAGCAAAGATAGAACAGTACCACCACAGAAAACTCAACCTTTTAAAGGTAGTAACTCAGACTCAAAACTAAATCATAGGAAAACAAAAACATTCTAAAAGCTTTTTGTTGTTTTGAACAGAAACGAAAAGAATACCTAGCTGGTTGCACAGACAGTTTACTAGGACAATGAGTCGTGATTATGATTCCAGTGATAGCATTGATTATCCAGCTGCGGTGGCAGCAGCTGCATTTGCTATAACATCAATTGAAGAAAAGAGTGAATACGACCACAGAAGGACAAATAGTGGAGGTGATAAACCTTTGACAAAGATCAAAAGTAAAGGAGAGGATATTGCCAAGAAACCGGAAAAGCTCTCAGGTAGGAAGAAATTTCCGATGATTCCTCGTCTTTCTTAGTTCATAATTAAGAATCATAATAAACAAGCTGTAGATGGAATGAGGATTAGAGGACATAGTTACAAACCATGATGTCAGGGGCTCAAGCTGTAGATGGAATGAGGATTAGAGGACATAGTTACAAACCATGATGTCAGGGGCTCAAATCCCTCCTCTCCTACAACTGGTCCAAAATGAAAATACTTTACCCCCCCGGGGAGTAGGAAACCCAACCCTTTTCCTCTCAAATACACATCTTCGTGATTTCTATCCAAAGGCCACTTAGACATTGAATAATTGAATTTCTAAATTGCGAGATgaataaacaataaaatcaagaaaaaggtTCAACAAATAGTTCAAACCGTTGGATTTCTTAGTTAAATAATGAGGACTAGTCAATAGTCATTTTATTTATCATCCTAACATGTTTAGCATTTTCTTCTTACTTGTAACAGATGAAGCTTCAAAATCAAGTTCAAAACTTCCATATAAAAGTGAGCCAATAGGGTCAACAACAATCAATCCAGGGCCAGTTAAATCTGTGCCATCTATTAAGAAGAAACCAACTTTTGGAGATACCAAACCTGAAAGCGAAGTTGTTGGAAAGCTCAAAAAAGTTCCATCCATCAAGAGAACGCCAACGTTTGGAGATAGCACCCCTGAAAGCGAAGTTGCTGAAAAGGCCAAAAAAGCTCCACCCATTAAGAAAACGCCAACATTTGGAGATAGCAAACCTGAAAGTGAAGTTGCTGAAAAGGCCATAAGAGCTCCATCCATGAAGAGAGCATCTACATTTCCAGACCAAAGCATCGATATCAGACCTCCCAAGGCTCCTGAGGTTCCTGTTTCCGCTCCTGCTGTTCAGCCAACTAGGCAATTCTCCTCACAACCAGGCATGGCTAAAGCGCCAAATACAATAAAGCCTGCAAGTGGAAATTCTCAGGCAGATAACTGGGAGAAAGaagaaatggagaaaatcaGGATAAGGTATCTTGCTAAACTGATGCCTGGCCATTGACATCACACGAGAAAACCTTCACTTATACCTTTTTCTCCGAAAAGGACAGTGAAAGTGATATACCTGCATATTGACAATAACATTTCATTGTTCTATTATATGAACCACTTGTTACCCTTTTACTAAGAAGAGAAGTTTCAGGTACAAGAAGCTCATAAATGAAATTGTGGACTGGGAGactaagaagaagaagaaagcaaagcgCAACTTGGAGAAAGTTGAGGTTGATTCtatcttaaaattttcttaatagTTGATCTTCTGGTATTCATTTATTTACCAACTACATAATGAATGAAATTACAGGCTGAACtattatcaaatgaaaaaatgaaattacagGCTGAATTAGACAGGCGTAGGGCAAAAGCCAGGAAACATTTCCACGATGAGGTTGGAAGGATTGAAAGCATTGCAGGAGGGGCCAAAGAACAAGCAGATCAACATCGAAAGAACGAAGAGCTAAAGGTGTTAGAGAAGGCAAATAAGATCAGAGTCACTGGAAAAATGCCATCAACTTGTTCATGCTTTTAAAAGTACCATTCATAAGAAATCTGTAAAAAATGTAAATTGGTAGATCCAAATTTATTGGAGAAACATGAAAATATACTAAGGCACAATATTCGCCGTGTATAAGCTTTCATAACATCATCACAAATCAATAGTGATGTCAAGTTGTAATTCTCCGGAGGGAAATAAATCTATCTCAATAAAGTTATAGTAGAAAGAGCAACCCCGCGATATCATTCATCCATTAACAATAGCAGATACAAACTTTGAAGGAAAATTAACCTTAACCTCCACAAAAACCAACAACTATTTACACCATCTCTTGATATGAAAACTAAGATCAAACTGATGAGACATTGTTTACTAGTGCAAACAGTACTATGTATTACATCCTCGAAACTCTAAAAAATAATCCTCAAACAAATTGAACAGAAATACTTCAAGAAGTAATCTCTCTCACCAGCCAATCTAGAGCAGGATAAGCGAAGTATATAACTAGCAAAGATGGAAGTCCAAAAAGAATTGTGATCACCAGGTATAGAATCAAGATGCCCACACTGGAAGGTATCACAAATATAACAACCAGAAGAAGTGCAACAACCAACGGAAATTTGGATGTCAACCGGAAAAAGAAATCAAGGGACTTCTGAAGAGAAAACTGGGTCCTTTGCATTGTAGGGGTATCATTTGTATTAGGACCACTAGTGCCAGACCCCGAAGAGCCTATACGATGAGCCCTCCTGCAGTTCGTAACAGAACTCGCGTTCCTGGTATTTGAAGTACAAGGGGAGGAGCACATTAATTGATCCATGTATATGGCAGATGGAGACTTCATCCTGTCACCATTTCTGCTCTCCACCATCCAGAGGAGGAAGAAGTTCTTGCTAGGAAACTTGAGATTTCCCTGGTAAAACAATCGAAGTGTCAGCAAATTACACCATGGGCAGGAAACGAACAATGGAATCTGGATTTGTTGGGTGGATATCTTCACGGAAGCCGATTTAAGTCCCAACAGACAATTTTTACAAAGAGAGTGGCCACACCACAATACATAGGGAACATTCTCAACAATGTTAAATGATTCCCAACATATTGGGCATTCTAGTCCTTCCTCAGTGCTTTCATTAGAGCGGATATCATCGTCATCTGAGTACTCGTGAC
This DNA window, taken from Solanum lycopersicum chromosome 5, SLM_r2.1, encodes the following:
- the LOC101248874 gene encoding uncharacterized protein At3g61260 isoform X2 codes for the protein MDMLKQIRVKFTGIGEEEKGGSSKDRTVPPQKTQPFKETKRIPSWLHRQFTRTMSRDYDSSDSIDYPAAVAAAAFAITSIEEKSEYDHRRTNSGGDKPLTKIKSKGEDIAKKPEKLSDEASKSSSKLPYKSEPIGSTTINPGPVKSVPSIKKKPTFGDTKPESEVVGKLKKVPSIKRTPTFGDSTPESEVAEKAKKAPPIKKTPTFGDSKPESEVAEKAIRAPSMKRASTFPDQSIDIRPPKAPEVPVSAPAVQPTRQFSSQPGMAKAPNTIKPASGNSQADNWEKEEMEKIRIRYKKLINEIVDWETKKKKKAKRNLEKVEAELDRRRAKARKHFHDEVGRIESIAGGAKEQADQHRKNEELKVLEKANKIRVTGKMPSTCSCF
- the LOC112941533 gene encoding uncharacterized protein, translated to MWKSISNVITSFGQKKDSATPSRTCHEYSDDDDIRSNESTEEGLECPICWESFNIVENVPYVLWCGHSLCKNCLLGLKSASVKISTQQIQIPLFVSCPWCNLLTLRLFYQGNLKFPSKNFFLLWMVESRNGDRMKSPSAIYMDQLMCSSPCTSNTRNASSVTNCRRAHRIGSSGSGTSGPNTNDTPTMQRTQFSLQKSLDFFFRLTSKFPLVVALLLVVIFVIPSSVGILILYLVITILFGLPSLLVIYFAYPALDWLVREITS
- the LOC101248874 gene encoding uncharacterized protein isoform X1 codes for the protein MDMLKQIRVKFTGIGEEEKGGSSKDRTVPPQKTQPFKETKRIPSWLHRQFTRTMSRDYDSSDSIDYPAAVAAAAFAITSIEEKSEYDHRRTNSGGDKPLTKIKSKGEDIAKKPEKLSDEASKSSSKLPYKSEPIGSTTINPGPVKSVPSIKKKPTFGDTKPESEVVGKLKKVPSIKRTPTFGDSTPESEVAEKAKKAPPIKKTPTFGDSKPESEVAEKAIRAPSMKRASTFPDQSIDIRPPKAPEVPVSAPAVQPTRQFSSQPGMAKAPNTIKPASGNSQADNWEKEEMEKIRIRYKKLINEIVDWETKKKKKAKRNLEKVEAELLSNEKMKLQAELDRRRAKARKHFHDEVGRIESIAGGAKEQADQHRKNEELKVLEKANKIRVTGKMPSTCSCF
- the LOC101248874 gene encoding remorin isoform X4, translating into MSRDYDSSDSIDYPAAVAAAAFAITSIEEKSEYDHRRTNSGGDKPLTKIKSKGEDIAKKPEKLSDEASKSSSKLPYKSEPIGSTTINPGPVKSVPSIKKKPTFGDTKPESEVVGKLKKVPSIKRTPTFGDSTPESEVAEKAKKAPPIKKTPTFGDSKPESEVAEKAIRAPSMKRASTFPDQSIDIRPPKAPEVPVSAPAVQPTRQFSSQPGMAKAPNTIKPASGNSQADNWEKEEMEKIRIRYKKLINEIVDWETKKKKKAKRNLEKVEAELDRRRAKARKHFHDEVGRIESIAGGAKEQADQHRKNEELKVLEKANKIRVTGKMPSTCSCF
- the LOC101264423 gene encoding heparanase-like protein 2; this encodes MVSRRSRFFCLFFLVSSCLFNLSNSDELKVVVKGVTSIAQTDDNFICATLDWWPENKCDYNQCPWGKAGILNLDLKNRILTNAVKAFNPLRLRIGGSLQDQVYYKVGNYPKNCSNFEKKSDGLFGFSDGCLHMNRWDELHDMFNKTGAAITFSFNALIGRIPSDENDTTLWVGDWNHYNAKSLMKYTLNKGYKIDSYELGNELCGSGVAAKIKAHQYGNDVKKLKKLVTHMYPNPANRPKILAPGGFYDQKWFQEFLETTGPGVVDGLTHHIYNLGAGVDPTLIDKLQNPFFLSQIAQTFKNVDNDAKLFSPSSGPWVGESGGAYNSGGKTTSHTFVNGFWYLDQLGMTSTFNHKVYCRQSLIGGNYGLLNTTSFIPNPDYYGALLWHKLMGKNVLSITHEGSPYIRTYAHCSKTSGITVLLINMDKSTTFDVSVVDDLNMYAEGVASVEYTNPNPDSVDSMHPREEYHLTPKDGNIQSDVLLLNGTPLKLTSSLDIPVMKPKLVDPTLPISVAPQSIVFATLRGFQAPACA
- the LOC101248874 gene encoding uncharacterized protein isoform X3 yields the protein MSRDYDSSDSIDYPAAVAAAAFAITSIEEKSEYDHRRTNSGGDKPLTKIKSKGEDIAKKPEKLSDEASKSSSKLPYKSEPIGSTTINPGPVKSVPSIKKKPTFGDTKPESEVVGKLKKVPSIKRTPTFGDSTPESEVAEKAKKAPPIKKTPTFGDSKPESEVAEKAIRAPSMKRASTFPDQSIDIRPPKAPEVPVSAPAVQPTRQFSSQPGMAKAPNTIKPASGNSQADNWEKEEMEKIRIRYKKLINEIVDWETKKKKKAKRNLEKVEAELLSNEKMKLQAELDRRRAKARKHFHDEVGRIESIAGGAKEQADQHRKNEELKVLEKANKIRVTGKMPSTCSCF